The Paenibacillus sp. RC334 nucleotide sequence CAGGAAATTGCGGAGAGTGTGGGGTATTCGGATGCTCATTCATTAAGCCGCAGCTTCAAGAAATATAAGGGATTATCTCCCGTACGATTCAAAAAAGAGCGGCAGCATCATTTCGGGAAGCAAGATCAGGATATGCACCAAACGATGCTAAAATATGCCCTTCAGCAGACACCTTTCACACGTTATACTGATATTGATTATCAATATCGGTATAACGCGGAGGGAGATTTATTTATGCACGGAAGAGTCAAAATAACGGCTATGATGATTATGCTGTGTTTATCATTGATGCTGGGAGCTTGTTCCGCTCCTACAAATACAAATGGAAGCTCGCAAATAGAGGCTAATCCTACAACGACATCATCCAATGAGGATGGACAAGCAACGGTACAAGCAAAAACAAGAATAGTATCGACACTAAAAGGGGATGTAGAAGTACCTGCAAACCCGAAACGAGTTGCATCTGATCAGTATATGGGTCATCTTTTGAAACTGGGGATTATTCCGATAGGAGTCAGAAGCTTTATGCTGAATGAGGCTTGGATTGATAAATCGGGATATCCAAAAGAGAAGTTGGCCGGAATTAAGGATCTTGGCGAATTCCCTATGAATTTGGAGAAGCTGACGGTTCTGCAACCGGATTTAATTATAGGTTCGATAGAAAAAAATATCGACAGCTACCAAAAGGTTGGAACAACCGTGTTCCTGCCATATTGGGAGGGCGAATCTACAGCGGGGCCGCTGGATAAATTCCGCAGAATCAGTGAAATCTTTGGCAAGCAGAAAGAAGCGGAGCAGTGGATCACTGAATATGAGAAGAAAGTCGCAGAGGCCAGAAAGAAAATTGACGGTATCGTTAAAGATGGTGAGACGGTTTCCATCGTGCAAGTCGCGAATAAATCAGTATATGTTTTAGCGGCGAAAGGCGGCAACTACGGAAGTCCAACCATTTATCAGATGCTAAAGCTGCCACCTACGAAGAAAGCTTTAAACATGAAAGAAGGATTCGAAAGTATTTCGCTTGAGGTTTTGCCTGAGTATACAGGGGATCATATCTTTGTATATGGTTCTGAAGATGAAGGGGCCAGTCAAGTTCTAAATAGTGAGCTGTGGAAAGGCCTTCCGGCTGTAAAAAAAGGACAGGTTTATATGTATGGCTCATTCAGCGAAAAGGGCGATGAGTTTGTCATGGAAGATCCTTATTCGCTGGAGCTTCAACTCGACACTATCGTGAATATCCTATTAGCCCACAAAAAATAAAGTTTTATATAACTTTAAAAAATCGTCCCTTGGCCTGATTCGTGCAGAACGTGTAACATACATTTCCGATAAATCATTTGGTTCATAGAGAAATAAACCGCTAAATATGAGGGGAAACCCTGTGCTTGGCGGTTTTTTTATGGTTATTTTATGATAAGTCAGCTCAGTCGCATATAGTAGTTGTCACTATAACGTTGTTGACAGCGGTTGAGGAGGCGCTAGAGTTGAATTTGATCACCTCAATGACTACCGTTGTGCCGACAATCAAGCTAGTATTTATGATTCACCACAATTCAATGCTTTTGGGATTGTTGTATGGATGAAGCAATAAAAAACAGTGAGTTTCCTCACATAAAACGACATATTCCGACACCGGAATGCCATATTCTAGCAAGTGTTGATAGGCTATAATCGTAGCAGTGACAACAGATTGTCACTAAAATTTATTAGAGTCAGGATCGGTGGTTCAAATAATGAAGCTGGCAACAAAATTAACTTGGATGATGCTCGTCATGTTTTTTCTCGTAGGATCCTCCATTGGATACTTCGGATATCGTACCGCTTACCATCAAGTGGATGAAGCTGCAGGGATCGAGCTGGTGGGCTGCGCCAATATTACGACTGGCCTTATAGATCCTAAGGATATATCAGCTCTGGTCAGTGGAGATAATAGCAAACTTGCTGCCGTTGAAGACCGGATAGGCTGGATCGTGGCACATAAGCCTATTTTTAAAGAGGCTTTCATTCTCTCTCTGGATGGAAAAATTCTCGCCGCCGATGCCAACTTCAAGCAAAGAGGCTATCAAGCTGGCGATTCCTTCTACTTCACGGACGAAGACAAGGAAATGATAACTACTATGAAGCATTCCGCATACTCCAAGGTTTATACATATGAAGGAACCTCGCTCAAAACCGGATATGGACCCATTTATCAGGACCATGATCCCACCAAGCCCATTGTTGCACTGATGGCTATCAATTTTGACGGCTCATTAATTCAGGAACGGATGTTGGATATTATTGTTCAGCCCTTCATTATTGGCGGCTCCATCTTCATCGTGGCTATCCTTGTCGCTTACCTGTTGATTCGCCGTATGGTAAGTCCGCTTACCAAGCTGTCAACCTCTGTGAACACTATTACAAAGGGCGACCTTACCCATGAACCGCTTCTCTTCAAAAGCAAGGATGAAATCGGGAATCTGGCCCGCGACTTCAACGATATGACAATGAACCTGCGCAACCTGATTACTCAGGTCAATGACACCTCCATGCTGGTCGCTTCTTCCTCCCAGGAGCTGTCTGCCAGCGCCCAGGCAACGAACCGTGCCGGAGAGCACGGTGTGAATGTTACGATTGAGCTGGCCGATGGGGCGCATACCCAACTGCAAAACCTGGAAGGAAGCTATAAAGCCGTTCAGGATATGTCACGCTTCATCAGCGATATTGCCGGCAATGCGGTCATCGCGATGAACAAAGCCGCCGATAATGTTCAGAAAGCGCGTCTTGGCCGGGAATCGATGCATTCCACCACCTCCCAAATGGGAGTTGTGAGCGAAAGCATCGGCGATCTCTCAAGCATTATTGATACGCTTAGCAGTCATTCCAAGGAGATTGAGAACATCGTCGGCACCATCGCCAGTATCGCCGAGGAGACCAACTTGCTGTCGCTGAATGCGGCGATAGAAGCTGCGCGCGCCGGAGAAGATGGTCGGGGTTTTGCCGTTGTCGCTGGCGCCGTCCGCAAGCTGGCCGAACGTTCGGCCATATCCGCCAGACAAATCAGCGAGCTGGTCAGTCTGATTATCCCCCAAATCCACAAGGCGGGAGAAACTATGAAGCGTTCCACGGACGAAATGCTGCAGGGCAAGGAGCTGATCATATCGGCCGGACGCTCCTTCTCTGAGATCGAAGTCTCCGTATCCGATATGTCTGCCCAAAGCGAGCAAATATCAGCCACAGTCCGGGAGCTGGTGCTGATCTGCGAAGGGCTCGTTGAAGCCATTCAGAATATCGTTACGGTCTCTAATCATACAGCTGAAGGGGCGGAGTCCCTGTCCGCCTCTTCGGAGCAACAGCTTGCCGCCATGCAAGAAGTGGAATCCTCCGCAGCGCTCCTCTCCTCACTGGCCGAGAAGCTGCAGGTTTTGGTGGAGAACTTCAAGATTTAGGTTTCGTGCAGAACGTGTATACATTTCCGATAAATTATTTGGTTCATAGAGAAATAAACCGCTAAATACGAGGGGAAACCCTGTGTTTGGCGGTTTTTTTATGATGAGTCAGCTCAGTCACTTATGATAGTCGTCACTGTGACGTTGTTGACAGAGGTTGAGGAGGCGCTAGTGTTGAAATTGATCACCTTAATGACTACCGTTACGCCAACAATCAAGCCTGTATTTATGATTAGATTAGCAGTGGAAAGCGTTGTTAACCCGCCTCGCTGCAACGTCCCATTTATAAATACATTATAGTATCCGCTACTGGTGGGAACGATAAGTCCGTTTGCCGCGACTGAAGTACCACTATCATTTGTAAAACTTTGTGCCGGTATGGTGGTCACTCCTCCTAAAATGTTTCCAAGCACCACAGTAGCTGTGTAACGATTGACGATTGGAGTGATATTAATATTCGTTGTGACAGCTATGCTTCCAGAAACGATGCTGTCTGCTTTCAGATAGATTCGGATAATAGACATAGAATTTCTCCATTCCTAATATTCCAGATATATCTCATAGTTTATGTGTATCATCTGGATATGGATTGGATGGGGAAGAGTCTCTAATTACTGCTTTTTTATCAAGCTTCTTGTGGCTCGAGTGACTATTCGCTTCGTTTCTTTTGTATCCGAAGTCTTCAGCCACGCATCACAAACTTGAAGCACCCATTCCGGCTTGGTTTTACTGGCATCATTCAGCCAATTGCCTACCGAGTCCTGAACATATTTGATCGAGTCGGATTTAACAGCTTCCAAAAGTGGAAGTGCCAGCTCTGGGTGTTCTTTCAGTTCAGGAATGTGCTTGGCCCAGACACCTTGTGGCCGGGTCAATTCGATGGCAAAACGACGTATATTAGCATCCTGATTCCGTACCCAATCGTTTAAAAGCACGAGCGATTCCAGCAGTTGCATGGCTACGGGCCCTCTTACAGCCATCCAGGCAATTTCACGCACTCCGAAATGGGGGTCCGCTGCAAAGGAGCGAATGCCTGCCAATTGTTGCTCAATACTTAAACGGGGGTCAATCCCGACGATATAGGCAGCCCAACAGCGAATGCTGTCTGAAGGATGGGAGGCCATGACATTAAAGAATCGAGTACGTTCTTGATGTGTTTGTTGCTCGAACAAGTTCAGCCATGCTTGGGCAATCGCAGGGATTATTTTCATGATCTTATTTTCCTTCAGATGATCCAATTCGGACAGGAAGCTATCGGATGATCGCTGCAATCCAAACTCATCAAGTGCATTTTGTAGCAGTAAAGCATGGTCGACAGCTAGCCATTCGGTAAGATTCACCGTCTGAAGCTGTCCTTGCTGTAGCAGGTGAAGCACATCATCAGGAATGTCTGTTCCCTTGCGAGCCCCTTTTCGTTGTAATATCGAATCTGGAATTAGGAATTGTTTTTTAGGATTCATATATTGCCCCCATCAGTGCAAATAGAGTTAAATTTTGATTGGCCATTTCATTCGCTCCATATCGTATATTTTCTGGTAGGTATACGATACTTCTTTTCTCTGGACTATAGATGTAATGTAGCTTACAACTCCAGCAGCTTTTCGCGATGGATATAAATCGTCTTAAAGCCGGTTTTAATGACCTTTTCTTTTACAAGTTCCTGTAAAGCAGCAGTTACAGCTTCTCGGGTTGCTCCGACTAAATGAGCGATTTCTTGATGGGATAGCGGGAAATTGATTTTATAATACTCATCTTGAGTTTGGAGGGCGAACTGATCGGACAGTTTTATAAGAACATACAAAATTTTATCCTGTAAATTCCCTAAAGCCAGATATTGGGCCAACCGGCTCATGCCCGAGATTCGATCGCTTAACACTTTGATCATGTTCATCATGAATCGGGGATGTTGGATTAAAAAATGCTCAAAACGGTCTTTGTCCATCCGGCAGATATCGCATTCTTCGATGGTTTCTATGTACATATCCCGTGTCCCTAGTGAAATCATATCCATTTCGCCAAATACATTTCCTTCGCTGAGGATATCCAAAGTAAATTGCTTACCGTCCGCATTCAGCTTGTACAGACGGACCTTTCCCTTTTTCACAAAATAAAGTCCCTCGGAAAAGGTATCCGGGGTTTGAATAAATGTATTTTTCGGTAGGGTCGTAATGGAAGTCATTTGATCCATTTCAACTAAATCTTCTAATGAGAGACTATCAAGCAGATTAAATTGGGATAGGTATTGAATACTATTCATGTGTTCTCCTTATGGTTGCTTGTGACGTACAGAATCATAATACAATTATAGCTTCTCTAAGGAACTTTGGTCTCCTATTGCTCACTTTTTTATAAAGGAGAAGGTAATGAGCGCTTGGGAATCAGGCGGTTTTATGTTAAAGAGGGGATGGTATAAAATAGAGATATAAATACGAGATACATAGGAAAGGGAATGACTATGATCAAATTAAAAGATATCGGTAACTTTGACATTCTTCCTGAGATCGCAATGCATATCGTTGAAGGGAATATACCTGCTTTACGCCAAGCGCTAACCGAAGACTGGGATATTGAACAAGGCATCGTACTCAGCAAATATACAACATTAAGTCCCTTGGACATTACGCTCATTTACGGGCAGTTGGATGTGTTGAAGCTGCTGGTGGAGCAGGGAGTTCAACTCAATGTGAAAGACAATCCTGCATTCCTGACGGCTGTTCGCTATGGTAGAGATGAGATCGTCCGCTATGTAGTTGCCCATGGTGCCAAGCTGGACGGGAAGAATCAAGTAAAATCCGGGGCCTATGAACAAGCCTACTACGGTAATAAAAAGAATATCCCGCTTATTCATGAGCTTGGGCTGGATATAAAGCAACATGGTGGAGCAACGCTGCGCAACGCGGTTAGTAAGCATGACTTAAAAACGGTAGCTTTCCTTTTGGAGCATGGTGTAGATATTAATTTCAATGCCCCTAATATGGTATATCCTTATCAAGCCACGCCTTTAACCGTAGCGACCAGAGATAATAATTTTGCGATGGTGAAGTATCTGATCGAGCAAGGCGCTGATGTGACGTTGGCAGAAAAAGATGGAGAACGGGCGTATACAATTGCCATATCTAATAAAAACACGGAGATGGCAGAGTATTTAAAGTCTGTGGAGCCTCCAGAGTTTCATAACCTGGAAAATAAACGACATGCCTTAAAAAGCTACAAGCTCCCTAAGGACCTTGTGACCTTCCTAACGAGTGACCAGCTTCGTGTGGATATACCTGAAAATGATTATGCTATTGGATTTGTTGAATTTTTCTCATTGGTAGATACCGTTGAGATGAAGGTGGGGCGACAAAAGCTGCTGCGTGTTTCTTTAAAAGTAGACAACTACTCGGATATTCTGTTGGTGTGGAATCCGAAGCAAAAGTGTCTAGGTTATTACGACGAGGAGCATCAGGAATATGCGGATGTGTGCAGCTTTGCCGAATTTTTGGCACAGCCCGCAATCTTTCTGGAGAAGATTCTCGAAGGAGAGCTTTTAGATTAGGCGAAAAAAGCAAAAGAGCCATAGCTGCGGGTACCACCGTACTTATGGCTCTTTGCTGTGTTCAGCACGATAAGGGCTTTTTACAGATGCATAAACCGATTTATGAATAAGAATGGTTGCGGATGAGCTGAATAAGATTCATGCTGGCCGCAGATAGAGGTTCGTTTTTGCGGATACAGATGGCGATTGAATTTTGGAGCTGGATGTCTTCTACGTATACCCGACATAGCTCGCCGCGTTCTACATATTCGCGCACGACCAATGAAGACACAAAGTTCGCACCGTATCCGGCAATGACTGCGGTAATCGCTTCATGCAACCCCGTGAAGTTCAGGGTGATTCGGGGAGCTGGAGCATTGTAGGTTCGACATAAGGAAAATAATCGCTCCCGTGTCGAGCTTCCCTTTTCACGCATGACAAAGGGCTCATGCATCATCTCCAATAAAGTGACCTGCTGATTAGCATAGCGGTGGTCCGGTGCGACGACAAACCATAGCTCATCACGAAATAATTCTTCTGTCTGAATCGTATCCGGGTGTTGCTCCGGCAGTCCCCCATAGACGGCAAAATCCACTTCTATATTTAATAGCTGCTTTAATGCATCATTAGAATTGGTTGTGTTAATCGTCATTTCGACTTGCTCATATTGTTGCTTGAACTTCGCAATCCAGGTTGGAATTAGAAAATGAGCCGGTAAATATGTAGCAGCCAGCCGGATATGCCCGTGGGTTCCATCACGATAATCTTGTGAAAATTGTTCGATTTGCTGTTCAACGGCAAAGAGCCGTTTGGCGAGTAAAGCAAGCTTTTCACCGGCATCGGTCAAGGCAATTCCTCTTCCCAGCGGCATGAACAGTGTGAGGGATATTTCTTTTTCAAATTTTTTGATTTGAGCCGTAATAGCGGGTTGGCTGATATTTAACAGTTCAGAGGCTCGTGTCACACTCCCGGTGGAGGCGACCACATGGAATAAACGTAACGCATGCAGGTTCATTGCAGAACTCTCCTTTTCGACCATTCATACATTTAGATTATAAATAGCGCAAAAACATATATTATTTTTATAATAATAATTCATTTACAATCAAAATGTAAGTTAATCCAAAGGAGAGTGGAGCAAATGAATCAAGCGAACACGTGGGATCAAGTTGATCAGTATATTTCAGAGCGTCTTATTCAGCATGATGCTGTCTTGGAAAAAGTATTGGCTACGAACCAAAAAGCAGGATTACCTCCGCATGATGTAACACCCAATCAGGGCAAACTGTTAAATATCTTTGCTCAAATGCAAGGCGCACGACGTGTGCTGGAGATTGGTACTTTGGGGGGATACAGTACAATCTGGCTGGGAAGGGCATTGCCGACGGATGGAAAAATAGTTACGCTGGAAGCAAATCCGCTTCATGCTGAAACAGCCCGGTCCAATATAGCGTTGGCCCAGTTGGATGGGATGGTTGAACTTCGAGAGGGAGAGGCTTTGAAGCAATTAGCACAGATGGAGAAAGAACGCGTAGCCCCCTTTGATCTAATCTTTATTGATGCAGATAAACCGAATAATCCATTGTATCTAGCTTGGGCACTCCGTTTTTCGCATCCTGGCACGGTGATTATTGGCGATAACGTCATTCGTGAAGGAGAAGTCATTCAAGCCTTCAGCACAGACCCTCGTATACAGGGGGTAAGAAAATTTTATGATTTGCTGGCTGAAGAATCGAGGATTACAGCTACAGCCATTCAGACGGTAGGGAGCAAAGGCTATGATGGTTTCGTCATCGGAATCGTAAATGGTTAAATGGCCGAAATCTGCTAAGCACAGAGGGGACCAACCCGAGTGTTTAGCTTTTTTGTTGTGGTAAAATAATACTGATTAGAACGTCAGAACGTTTTTGAACGTTTACTGCTGAATTCCTATGTAAGAAGAATGAATTTACATAAAAATGGATGGCATTTCCTTTCAATGTAAACGCAACCATGGAGATGGGGCTGGGAATTCACCATTTTGTAAAAAAGTGAAGTTAAGATGAAGCCTTTTGAATCTTTTTGAAGAAAAATGATTGTTTTTTGTGAGGTTTATGGTACGATATGAACAGTTGGGGGAATGAAGATGCTGACGGAAGAAAGATACACGTTAATAATACAGCGCTTACAAGAGCGTGGTGTTGTAAAGTTGCAGGAATTGGTCGATCTGTTGGGCGCTTCTGAATCAACGATTCGGCGTGATTTAATCGATCTTGAAGCCCGTCAGTTGCTAAAGCGGATTCATGGTGGGGCTTCCTTGCTGAATCAGAAAAGTCAGGAACCTGGCATGGAAGAAAAAGCATTCAAAAACGTTCAACAGAAAAACGCAGTCGCCCGTATGGCCGCCAAAGAAATTTTGGATGGCGAATGTATTTATCTGGATGCGGGAACAACAACGATGGCGATGATTCCTTACATTGAAGCTAAAGACGTGACGGTCGTGACCAATGGCCTATCCCACGTAGAAGCACTGGTAAGCAAACGAATCAGAAGCTATCTACTGGGAGGGATGATGAAAATTCATACCAAGGCCGTAATCGGGAGTATTGCCCTGCAGAATATGGACAATTTTCGGTTCGACAAGTGCTTTTTAGGAACGAACGGGGTAGATGTGGAAATGGGGTATACAACTCCTGATCCCGAAGAGGCGCTGATTAAACGGCGTGCCCATCAGCTATCAGGCAAAACGTATGTGTTGGCCGATTCCAGCAAGATTGGTGAAGTTACCTTTGCCAAGCTGTTCGAACTGAAGGAAGCTATCCTTATTACAGAATCGGTGCCTGAACGCTCACGCCGATCCATTGCTCAGAAAACTAAGATAATTGAGGGATAACGATGATATATACAGTAACGCTGAACCCTTCCATTGATTATATCGTGGAAGTTGACGACTTGAAGTTAGGTGATTTGAACCGGATGAAACGTGATTTGAAACTGCCGGGCGGCAAGGGGATTAATGTATCGCGCGTGTTAAATCAGTTGGGAGCAGACAGCACGGCGATTGGTTTTCTCGGAGGATTCACAGGCAGGTTTATCAACGATACATTGCGGGAAGAATCCATTAAAACTAATTTTGTAATCATCGAGGATGATACACGGATCAACATTAAGCTCAAGCATGGCGATGAGACGGAAATCAACGGCTTGGGACCTGCTATACATGAGCAAGAGGCAGATGCGCTGGTGCAAAAGCTGTCGAGTCTCCAGAAAAATGACATTGTCGTCTTGTCTGGAAGCATCCCGCCGTCACTAGGGGGAGACTTCTATGATCGGTTGATTAGCGTATGCCAGCAGACCGGGGCTGAATTCGTCATCGACACCACAGGTGAAGCGCTGATGAAGGCACTGGTTCATAAGCCGCTGCTCGTCAAGCCGAATCACCATGAGTTGGCTGAGTTGTTTGGCGTTACTATCAACTCCAAGGAGGGGATTGTCACTTACGGCCGTAAGCTACTGGAGGCAGGTGCTAAGAATGTACTGATTTCCATGGCAGGAGAAGGCGCTTTGCTCATTACGGCAAATGAAGTGTACCACGCTAATGTACCGGCAGGAACGGTCAAAAATTCTGTAGGCGCAGGTGATTCCATGATTGCTGGATTTGTGGGTACGCTGGCCCTTCATGGCGACCCGATCGAAGCATTCCGTGCGGGTGTGGCATCCGGAAGCGCAACTGCGTTCTCCGATGATCTGGCTACAAGAGAGAAAATTGAACAATTACGGCCGCAAGTCACGATTTCGAATTGGTAGTCCCGCTACATCATGAGCTTATTAGGCGTGTGTCGACACGCTGATCGAACTTAGGAGAGTGTGAAAAATGAGAATA carries:
- a CDS encoding AraC family transcriptional regulator gives rise to the protein MQLNDHILLWNHVFIQVMDVRHKKMGKGEELRTYRLPASAFLYTLRGSARVRLDDSIHRVGRFHVLHGGKGMCLSIITEDVLEYYIILYKATLALPGRKEIAQLLEKENPFQNQYAFAPHYPLPLYDKVKLLEQEWREASELGKLHVKALFHQFVYELLQQLYRQGIEPLKPDLVAQAVAYIREHSSRSLTLESIAEELECSAGHLSRLFKNKMHTSPIHYLGQVRTDRAVQLLMQTDATLQEIAESVGYSDAHSLSRSFKKYKGLSPVRFKKERQHHFGKQDQDMHQTMLKYALQQTPFTRYTDIDYQYRYNAEGDLFMHGRVKITAMMIMLCLSLMLGACSAPTNTNGSSQIEANPTTTSSNEDGQATVQAKTRIVSTLKGDVEVPANPKRVASDQYMGHLLKLGIIPIGVRSFMLNEAWIDKSGYPKEKLAGIKDLGEFPMNLEKLTVLQPDLIIGSIEKNIDSYQKVGTTVFLPYWEGESTAGPLDKFRRISEIFGKQKEAEQWITEYEKKVAEARKKIDGIVKDGETVSIVQVANKSVYVLAAKGGNYGSPTIYQMLKLPPTKKALNMKEGFESISLEVLPEYTGDHIFVYGSEDEGASQVLNSELWKGLPAVKKGQVYMYGSFSEKGDEFVMEDPYSLELQLDTIVNILLAHKK
- a CDS encoding methyl-accepting chemotaxis protein — encoded protein: MKLATKLTWMMLVMFFLVGSSIGYFGYRTAYHQVDEAAGIELVGCANITTGLIDPKDISALVSGDNSKLAAVEDRIGWIVAHKPIFKEAFILSLDGKILAADANFKQRGYQAGDSFYFTDEDKEMITTMKHSAYSKVYTYEGTSLKTGYGPIYQDHDPTKPIVALMAINFDGSLIQERMLDIIVQPFIIGGSIFIVAILVAYLLIRRMVSPLTKLSTSVNTITKGDLTHEPLLFKSKDEIGNLARDFNDMTMNLRNLITQVNDTSMLVASSSQELSASAQATNRAGEHGVNVTIELADGAHTQLQNLEGSYKAVQDMSRFISDIAGNAVIAMNKAADNVQKARLGRESMHSTTSQMGVVSESIGDLSSIIDTLSSHSKEIENIVGTIASIAEETNLLSLNAAIEAARAGEDGRGFAVVAGAVRKLAERSAISARQISELVSLIIPQIHKAGETMKRSTDEMLQGKELIISAGRSFSEIEVSVSDMSAQSEQISATVRELVLICEGLVEAIQNIVTVSNHTAEGAESLSASSEQQLAAMQEVESSAALLSSLAEKLQVLVENFKI
- a CDS encoding DUF4183 domain-containing protein codes for the protein MSIIRIYLKADSIVSGSIAVTTNINITPIVNRYTATVVLGNILGGVTTIPAQSFTNDSGTSVAANGLIVPTSSGYYNVFINGTLQRGGLTTLSTANLIINTGLIVGVTVVIKVINFNTSASSTSVNNVTVTTIISD
- a CDS encoding DNA alkylation repair protein codes for the protein MLQRKGARKGTDIPDDVLHLLQQGQLQTVNLTEWLAVDHALLLQNALDEFGLQRSSDSFLSELDHLKENKIMKIIPAIAQAWLNLFEQQTHQERTRFFNVMASHPSDSIRCWAAYIVGIDPRLSIEQQLAGIRSFAADPHFGVREIAWMAVRGPVAMQLLESLVLLNDWVRNQDANIRRFAIELTRPQGVWAKHIPELKEHPELALPLLEAVKSDSIKYVQDSVGNWLNDASKTKPEWVLQVCDAWLKTSDTKETKRIVTRATRSLIKKQ
- a CDS encoding Crp/Fnr family transcriptional regulator is translated as MNSIQYLSQFNLLDSLSLEDLVEMDQMTSITTLPKNTFIQTPDTFSEGLYFVKKGKVRLYKLNADGKQFTLDILSEGNVFGEMDMISLGTRDMYIETIEECDICRMDKDRFEHFLIQHPRFMMNMIKVLSDRISGMSRLAQYLALGNLQDKILYVLIKLSDQFALQTQDEYYKINFPLSHQEIAHLVGATREAVTAALQELVKEKVIKTGFKTIYIHREKLLEL
- a CDS encoding ankyrin repeat domain-containing protein; its protein translation is MIKLKDIGNFDILPEIAMHIVEGNIPALRQALTEDWDIEQGIVLSKYTTLSPLDITLIYGQLDVLKLLVEQGVQLNVKDNPAFLTAVRYGRDEIVRYVVAHGAKLDGKNQVKSGAYEQAYYGNKKNIPLIHELGLDIKQHGGATLRNAVSKHDLKTVAFLLEHGVDINFNAPNMVYPYQATPLTVATRDNNFAMVKYLIEQGADVTLAEKDGERAYTIAISNKNTEMAEYLKSVEPPEFHNLENKRHALKSYKLPKDLVTFLTSDQLRVDIPENDYAIGFVEFFSLVDTVEMKVGRQKLLRVSLKVDNYSDILLVWNPKQKCLGYYDEEHQEYADVCSFAEFLAQPAIFLEKILEGELLD
- a CDS encoding LysR family transcriptional regulator, with the protein product MNLHALRLFHVVASTGSVTRASELLNISQPAITAQIKKFEKEISLTLFMPLGRGIALTDAGEKLALLAKRLFAVEQQIEQFSQDYRDGTHGHIRLAATYLPAHFLIPTWIAKFKQQYEQVEMTINTTNSNDALKQLLNIEVDFAVYGGLPEQHPDTIQTEELFRDELWFVVAPDHRYANQQVTLLEMMHEPFVMREKGSSTRERLFSLCRTYNAPAPRITLNFTGLHEAITAVIAGYGANFVSSLVVREYVERGELCRVYVEDIQLQNSIAICIRKNEPLSAASMNLIQLIRNHSYS
- a CDS encoding O-methyltransferase, which encodes MNQANTWDQVDQYISERLIQHDAVLEKVLATNQKAGLPPHDVTPNQGKLLNIFAQMQGARRVLEIGTLGGYSTIWLGRALPTDGKIVTLEANPLHAETARSNIALAQLDGMVELREGEALKQLAQMEKERVAPFDLIFIDADKPNNPLYLAWALRFSHPGTVIIGDNVIREGEVIQAFSTDPRIQGVRKFYDLLAEESRITATAIQTVGSKGYDGFVIGIVNG
- a CDS encoding DeoR/GlpR family DNA-binding transcription regulator, translating into MLTEERYTLIIQRLQERGVVKLQELVDLLGASESTIRRDLIDLEARQLLKRIHGGASLLNQKSQEPGMEEKAFKNVQQKNAVARMAAKEILDGECIYLDAGTTTMAMIPYIEAKDVTVVTNGLSHVEALVSKRIRSYLLGGMMKIHTKAVIGSIALQNMDNFRFDKCFLGTNGVDVEMGYTTPDPEEALIKRRAHQLSGKTYVLADSSKIGEVTFAKLFELKEAILITESVPERSRRSIAQKTKIIEG
- the pfkB gene encoding 1-phosphofructokinase, with translation MIYTVTLNPSIDYIVEVDDLKLGDLNRMKRDLKLPGGKGINVSRVLNQLGADSTAIGFLGGFTGRFINDTLREESIKTNFVIIEDDTRINIKLKHGDETEINGLGPAIHEQEADALVQKLSSLQKNDIVVLSGSIPPSLGGDFYDRLISVCQQTGAEFVIDTTGEALMKALVHKPLLVKPNHHELAELFGVTINSKEGIVTYGRKLLEAGAKNVLISMAGEGALLITANEVYHANVPAGTVKNSVGAGDSMIAGFVGTLALHGDPIEAFRAGVASGSATAFSDDLATREKIEQLRPQVTISNW